From Streptomyces sp. TLI_053, a single genomic window includes:
- a CDS encoding futalosine hydrolase encodes MTVRLPDEQSGPARARLLVVVAVPAEAGAVLRGLGGTARRVPLPGGALDRVAHPSGATVDVLAGGVGPGAAAAAAATALTALSASTGDRYRLVVSAGIAGGFAPRAPIGTTVVADAIVAADLGAETPDGFADVTELGFGTVRHTPAPATAALVAGALRAAGVRTLATGAVLTVSTVTGSAGRAAALSARHPDAVAEAMEGFGVAEAAARHGVPAFELRTVSNPVGPRDRTAWRIGEALGALERAFAALPLAALAAPNPARPAPAAEPRTADGPQSHRADPPGPRRTPKEAGRG; translated from the coding sequence GTGACGGTACGACTTCCCGACGAGCAGTCGGGCCCCGCGCGGGCCCGGCTGCTCGTCGTCGTCGCGGTGCCGGCCGAGGCCGGGGCCGTGCTGCGCGGCCTCGGCGGCACGGCCCGGCGGGTGCCGCTGCCCGGCGGCGCGCTGGACCGGGTCGCGCACCCCTCCGGCGCGACGGTGGACGTGCTGGCCGGCGGGGTCGGCCCGGGCGCCGCGGCGGCGGCCGCCGCCACCGCGCTCACGGCACTCTCCGCGTCCACCGGCGACCGGTACCGCCTGGTGGTCTCCGCCGGGATCGCCGGGGGCTTCGCCCCCCGGGCGCCGATCGGCACCACCGTGGTCGCCGACGCGATCGTCGCCGCCGACCTGGGTGCCGAGACGCCGGACGGCTTCGCCGACGTCACCGAGCTGGGTTTCGGGACCGTCCGGCACACCCCGGCGCCGGCCACCGCGGCACTGGTCGCCGGGGCGCTGCGGGCCGCCGGGGTGCGCACCCTGGCCACCGGCGCCGTGCTGACCGTCTCCACCGTGACCGGCAGCGCCGGGCGCGCCGCCGCCCTGAGCGCCCGCCACCCGGACGCGGTGGCCGAGGCGATGGAGGGCTTCGGGGTCGCCGAGGCCGCCGCGCGGCACGGGGTGCCGGCGTTCGAGCTGCGCACGGTCTCCAATCCGGTGGGCCCGCGCGACCGGACCGCCTGGCGGATCGGCGAGGCCCTCGGCGCACTGGAACGGGCCTTCGCCGCCCTGCCCCTGGCAGCCCTGGCGGCCCCGAACCCGGCCCGGCCGGCCCCGGCGGCGGAGCCGCGGACCGCCGACGGACCGCAGTCCCACCGGGCCGACCCGCCCGGACCGCGCCGAACGCCCAAGGAGGCCGGCCGTGGCTGA
- a CDS encoding MFS transporter gives MHGTGRRIRRATAAEGAGESGLAKLIELHALNAFGDMLITVALASTIFFSVPTGEARGRVALYLLVTMAPFALLAPVIGPLLDRLPHGRRAAMAMSMLARAVLAWTMAGVVTGGGLALYPEALGVLVASKAYGVVRSVVVPRLLPSRLSLVKANSRVTLAGLLATMVAAGVGGLLHLIGPGWPLRGAFLVFVAGTLMAFHLPHTVDSAKGEQRAVLHAEEHPPGHHGVLHGRGAPAPEPAAGQRPKASLRTVGPSVILALRAMAAMRWLVGFLVMFLAFLLREEPVGGLQPTLALALVALAAGTGNAIGSALGSWLRPRSPEMTVTAMLLLAGSATAAAALWYGTVTVVTVAATAGTAASLGKLSLDALIQRDVPESVRTSAFARSETLLQMSWVAGGAVGILLPLNGALGLSVAAAVLGAVLLWTLRSLLRVGVRHRRAAPRVA, from the coding sequence GTGCACGGCACCGGCCGCCGGATCCGCCGGGCCACCGCCGCCGAGGGCGCCGGCGAGTCCGGCCTGGCCAAACTGATCGAGCTGCACGCCCTGAACGCGTTCGGGGACATGCTCATCACCGTGGCGCTCGCCTCCACGATCTTCTTCTCGGTGCCGACCGGCGAGGCCCGCGGCCGGGTGGCGCTCTACCTCCTCGTCACCATGGCGCCGTTCGCCCTGCTGGCCCCGGTGATCGGCCCGCTGCTGGACCGGCTGCCGCACGGCCGCCGGGCCGCCATGGCGATGTCGATGCTGGCCCGCGCGGTGCTCGCCTGGACCATGGCCGGTGTGGTGACCGGCGGCGGGCTGGCGCTCTACCCGGAGGCACTCGGCGTCCTGGTCGCGTCCAAGGCGTACGGGGTGGTGCGCAGCGTCGTGGTGCCCCGGCTGCTGCCCAGCCGGCTGTCGCTGGTGAAGGCGAACTCCCGGGTCACCCTGGCCGGGCTGCTGGCCACCATGGTCGCGGCCGGGGTGGGCGGGCTGCTGCACCTGATCGGTCCCGGCTGGCCGCTGCGCGGCGCCTTCCTGGTCTTCGTGGCCGGCACCCTGATGGCCTTCCACCTGCCGCACACGGTGGACTCGGCCAAGGGCGAGCAGCGGGCCGTGCTGCACGCCGAGGAACACCCGCCGGGCCACCACGGCGTCCTGCACGGCCGCGGCGCCCCCGCGCCGGAGCCCGCCGCCGGGCAGCGGCCCAAGGCCTCGCTGCGCACCGTCGGGCCCTCGGTGATCCTGGCGCTGCGGGCGATGGCGGCGATGCGCTGGCTGGTCGGCTTCCTGGTGATGTTCCTGGCGTTCCTGCTCCGCGAGGAACCGGTCGGCGGCCTGCAGCCGACCCTGGCGCTCGCGCTGGTGGCGCTGGCCGCCGGGACGGGCAACGCGATCGGTTCGGCGCTCGGTTCCTGGCTGCGCCCCCGCAGCCCGGAGATGACGGTCACCGCGATGCTGCTGCTGGCCGGCTCCGCCACCGCCGCCGCCGCGCTCTGGTACGGCACCGTCACCGTGGTGACGGTGGCCGCGACCGCCGGGACGGCGGCCTCGCTGGGCAAGCTGTCGCTGGACGCGCTGATCCAGCGGGACGTGCCCGAGTCGGTGCGGACCTCGGCCTTCGCCCGCTCGGAGACCCTGCTCCAGATGTCCTGGGTGGCGGGCGGGGCGGTCGGCATCCTGCTGCCGCTGAACGGCGCGCTGGGCCTGTCGGTGGCCGCCGCCGTGCTCGGCGCGGTGCTGCTGTGGACGCTCCGCTCGCTCCTGCGGGTGGGTGTGCGCCACCGGCGCGCCGCTCCCCGGGTGGCGTGA
- a CDS encoding 1,4-dihydroxy-6-naphthoate synthase gives MAERLSIAYSPCPNDTFVFHAWSHGLVPGADAPEVTFADIDVTNGLAERGELDVLKVSYAALPWVLDEYTLLPCGGALGRGCGPLVLTRPDSGDDLSGKTVAVPSERSTAYLLFRLWAAKAVPGGLGRIVVLPFHEIMPAVRDGRVDAGLVIHEARFTYRNYGLRSLADMGEAWERETGLPIPLGAIIARRSLGAERLRALTEAIRASVRQAWDAPEASRRYVLEHAQEMDPDVADQHIALYVNEFTAELGEEGHAAVRALLTRAAAEGLVPPLGPGALDF, from the coding sequence GTGGCTGAACGGCTGAGCATCGCCTACTCGCCCTGCCCCAACGACACCTTCGTCTTCCACGCCTGGTCGCACGGCCTGGTCCCGGGCGCGGACGCCCCCGAGGTCACCTTCGCCGACATCGACGTCACCAACGGCCTGGCCGAGCGCGGCGAGCTGGACGTGCTCAAGGTCAGCTACGCCGCCCTGCCCTGGGTGCTGGACGAGTACACCCTGCTGCCCTGCGGCGGGGCGCTCGGGCGCGGCTGCGGCCCACTGGTGCTCACCCGCCCGGACAGCGGGGACGACCTGAGCGGGAAGACCGTCGCCGTCCCCTCCGAGCGGTCCACCGCCTACCTGCTGTTCCGGCTGTGGGCGGCGAAGGCGGTACCGGGCGGCCTGGGCCGGATCGTGGTGCTGCCGTTCCACGAGATCATGCCCGCGGTGCGGGACGGCCGGGTGGACGCCGGCCTGGTCATCCACGAGGCCCGGTTCACCTACCGGAACTACGGTCTGCGCAGCCTGGCCGACATGGGCGAGGCCTGGGAGCGGGAGACCGGCCTGCCGATCCCGCTCGGCGCCATCATCGCCCGGCGCTCGCTCGGCGCGGAGCGGCTGCGCGCGCTCACCGAGGCGATCCGCGCCTCCGTCCGGCAGGCGTGGGACGCCCCGGAGGCAAGCCGCCGGTACGTGCTGGAGCACGCCCAGGAGATGGACCCGGACGTCGCCGACCAGCACATCGCGCTCTACGTCAACGAGTTCACCGCGGAGCTCGGCGAGGAGGGCCACGCGGCCGTCCGCGCCCTGCTCACCCGGGCCGCCGCGGAGGGCCTGGTCCCCCCACTCGGCCCGGGCGCGCTGGACTTCTGA